Within the Fusarium musae strain F31 chromosome 11, whole genome shotgun sequence genome, the region CTTGGTCTTATTGTTCATATGCAGTGTCCAAATTCTCGGTATCGGAACAGTCAAAATGATGATATCGttcatcatgttcatgattccaagaacaaggaagaACAGCTTCACTTCGATACATTTGCCTTTAGCGCCAAGATACTGGTTCCAGAAATGACTGACGGGCCGACAGGCGAACGGCATGGTGATCCAGAGGATGAATGGGTATACGGTCGTTAAAAAGGTTGCTATCCAGAACATTATTCTGTAGACTCGATTTTTGTCGATGCCGAGGGGGAAGAGGCGACGGTacaggaggaggatgctaATTTTGACAGATGTGACGGCGAGGGCGTATACGAAGGGTTCGGCGTAGACGATCTGGCGCTGTGTGAGTACAGGAAGGGGTTAATCATAAAACGACCTTGTGGACGTACCTTGAAGACGTCAACAAGAGTCGTGAGCTTGATTGACCACACATGAGCCCCAGAGCCATGCTCTCCAGCTATTACCCATCAACACAAGGATTCAAAAGTATTGACAGGGAGAGCTTACCCAATATCGTCATGGCGACAGTAGCTGAAGCACAGAACTGCATCACATCAGCGAAAGCTTAATCATTTCAGTGAAAGCACTTACCAGACTGACCAGCACCGCCCAATCGTCCATCTCGATGTTCGCCGACTTCATGGTCCTCACGTAGAATCGCAAAGCGACAACAGTGACAGCAATGCCAAGAACAACGCAAACGACGACATTGTACGTGGTGATGACATTGTTCTCGAGATCCAGTCCTTTCGGTGGTGGACCAAAAATGGCTACGATGTTAGGGTCAACAGCCATATCTGCTTATCAGGCTAGCTGCATGCAGAACACGATAAACATCAAGGGCAGTTCAAGTTGGCTGTTGGTTAGTCAAATGGGCTTTTACCAGCCTAGTCAGGTAATCACCATGGCGAGACACAGGAGCTCAGCATCGTTTCTTTTTCCACTGGCCAGGCTTCCACTGCAAATCTCTAACCGTTACGGGctcgtttttttttttcgtttACTTACGCGGAAATGAAGCAAAACAGGCCATTTGTGAAAAACCGGTGCAGGCTTGACGGGGCTGGAGTCCACTTCGATGCTACCTTTTGTTGGCGGCTATGGAGAATGAGAAATCCTTCGAGGGGCCCCAGGCTTTCAAGCAACTACTCTCTAAAAGTCTTCAACATGCTTTAATAGACCCCAATACTCCTGAAAATAGTCTACTTCGCCATCTACTACAGAATTCGCGTGGTATTGATAGGAGTGATGCGCATAGTGAGATCTGACTCTTATCACAGCGAGAGATGAACTGCCAAGACAAAACTTGCGGCTCTGAAATGGCACCACCCGGAAGTAAATCCCTGTCACCGCGAAGTACTTCCGGTCGGATGTTACGGGGATCTACAGCCGGTCCAAAGAACGTTTCAGGGCTTGGTCCATGTTCGACCGTTTATGCAGACAGGACCCGCTGGGATCCACGGCAAATGCTTGTAATGTTTCATTGAAGGGGCTCGTTTAGTCTGTGCTACCTGCGTTTAGAGGCTATCACGGGTTTAGTTTCTCAGATGGGTAAAGGAGTCGAAGGGATCCTGGAACTAACGGCTCCGGCATGTCGGGTTTGGTCCGAGGATTCGTTGCTGGGTCTCATTGCCTCGTTCAAGGGTCCACTGAGCGATATTCCACTTTGGATGCTGCTTTGTGCGGTACATCTATTATTGAAACATAATTGCTAGACGCCGCGTGCTGGGCCATGAACACGCAATCGGTCAATACAACGTTTCAATCGGTCCCTAAGATAGAGGAACAAAGTCCTATTGGCTATGCAAGCATGTGGCTTTGTTAAGTTGTTCTGACTCTGACCCGAAAGGCCAGTCAGTCGATGTACGTAAACCTCTATCGCAATGCTGCAGTCCCAAGCGAGCTGCCCAAGAAAGCTTCATCTCCGTCTAAGTTGCTCAACCAACACCGCCGATCCGCATTCTCGGAACCAACAATGCTACTACCTTGGTAGAACGCCCTGAAACACACATGGATAACACGAATCTTCAAGACCGAAACAGTCCATCTCTCAGCGTGGCGACCTTCGCCTGGTCAAACCCTTTCGTCTGTCCAAGTATTAGAAGCCAGGCCCCCTTCCACGCAAACAAGCGAAAAACACAAATCATACCCACATTTTCGCACCCTTCACCATGGCTCCCGCCAAAACAGAGATTCTGGTCGTAGACCAACCCGCTCTCCACTCCAAAACCGTCGCTACAGAAGAGGTCACACCACTTCCTGATCTCGCTCCCCCGTTACTTCCCACTGAGAAGATTGGTCCTATGGGATGGATCCGAAGTCTTCTACactttgagcttggtgagaacTACAATGCTGAGGAGACAACTTCTATCCTCAAGAGGGCTTATTCGGCGTTCAAGGAGCGTACGCCTATTGCGGGGTGTGAGGCTGTTCCTACTGCTGAGTATCTCGAGACTGGGTTGATGCAGCTTCGTCATtatggtgatgagattgaacATGACTTTCTTGTCAAGGATCTTCGAGATGGAGATTTTCCTAGCTTTGAGGAGCTGAAGCGTCGGGGCTACCCTACTTCAGTTCTGGATCCTGATGTTGTTTGTCAACGTGGTCTGGGTGGAGAATGGCCTCGTGCTGGAGATCGACTGAACACTACCATGGTACAGCTGAACTTTATCAAGGGCGGTTTGCTCCTTAACGTCCTTTTCCTTCACGCCTACATCGATGGAACAACAGCGTACAAGTTCACGGAGATTTTCGCTGAAGAGGTCCGCAAAGCTCAGGGCCTACCTATTTCCAACCCAGCCGAAATCCCCTGTGACGATAGGGCAAAGTTGATGAAGCCATCTGATACCATCGTCGGTAAGCCCGAGGATCATCCCGAATACATTGAAGTACCCTTCACGCCCGAGGGTCCCCCACCGAAGTTGGCTTCACCCATCCACCACGGCCACATCTTTTACTTCTCCCCTGAGAAGATCCAGGAACTCAAAGAGGCTGCTGCGCCTTGCAACGCTAAGCTTTTCAAGTCTGATGACATTTCTTCTTACATCTCGACTACCGATGCGTTGACAGCTTTGGTCTGGCGATGCACCATGATAGCCCAGCATGGAAAGAAGGAGGGTGAGGATAAACCTACTGGACTATCTATGGTTGGTCTGGCGCTTGACGCTCGTCGTCGAGCTGGAAAGCCTGTTCACAAACACACTCTCGGCAATATTCTTGGGTTTGCGCCCGCTGTCATGGACATCGAGAAGATTCTAGAACATGACGATGTCAGCCTAGCAGACATTGCTCTTGTTGTCAGAAGCGCAGTCAACAAATCCAAAGACACGTACCTCGCCACCATCAGCTCCCTCGTGGATGGTCTCGGTAATGTATCACGATTGATACCTGCCATCTTTCTCGACATGCCAGGCAATCATGCCTTGTTCTCGTCATGGAGAGAGTTTCCATTCTATGATATCCAGTGGGGTCCTGCCCTGGGTGACCAAATCAAGGCTATTCGACCGCCTTCAGTGGGAGTGACTCACTCAATGCATATCATTCTGCCTGATCGACCTGAGGCAGGTCCTGGCGTGGAGGTGTTCGTCGGTACGGAGAACAGTGCGATGGAAAGTCTATTGGGAAACCCTCTGTGGCGACAATACGCCCAAGGACCAGAGAAGGCGTAAAGCGATATGGATGGACAGGATTGTGTATGGGAGACTTAAAGTCTGTCTTGGCTTAGATACGATACACGAATAAAAATGGAAGGCGGgggaatataaaaaaaccaCACTTTAGTGCGTTTTCGTCAGATTATCATTGAATATGTAATCTTGAGCACGGTAGAGGCGTTTCTGCCTACCACGTGCGTGAGGCGCGTGAcgtgagccatcagctgtaGGGACTAGTTCTGCCTACCACACGTACCTCAGAAGCCAGTCATGCTGTGGCAATGTCTCTGGGCGTCATGTGACCAACTATGAGCCATGCTGCTGCCAAACCATGGAAGCCACcaagacaaggacaaggcaaTATCATCTAAATTCAAAAGTTAGTTGATCCTTCCCCTTGCCTCGCGAGCCTCATAGGTCTAAACCTGCTCATACCAAAGCTTACATAAGGGAATCCGCTCCTAGAGGGGATTAGATTTTGGACCCCATGGGAAACTTACTCTATTCAGCGCAAATTCTAAATATTCGTGCGGTTGTGAAAGCTAGTCTTGTATATCAAAGTGAACATGAGTCCAATAATGTCACGGGAAATAGAGTTTTACTTGCCACTTGGAGCCCTTTTTCTGTACCATATTATGGCTCAAGGTATCAACCCGAGGCTGATATCGCGTAAGTTACTTCGATACTGGTTCTCACATTACACGACTGGCCAAAGTACATGGTTCTAGGTGGTTTCATCAACGAGAAATCCTCAGACTGTTGAGTGGTGACGTTCACAGCTCGGCGACTGCCCCCAGTAACCGCGTGGAGACTGCGCACACCCATATCTCCAAGACCCTTGTCCAGAATTTATCTTGCTATCAAACTCtatctccttctcattccTGGCTTTTCATTCTCGCCGAACTCCTTGCTACTCCTCTACGCTAGACCTGTCAAGCACC harbors:
- a CDS encoding hypothetical protein (EggNog:ENOG41); this encodes MAVDPNIVAIFGPPPKGLDLENNVITTYNVVVCVVLGIAVTVVALRFYVRTMKSANIEMDDWAVLVSLFCASATVAMTILAGEHGSGAHVWSIKLTTLVDVFKRQIVYAEPFVYALAVTSVKISILLLYRRLFPLGIDKNRVYRIMFWIATFLTTVYPFILWITMPFACRPVSHFWNQYLGAKGKCIEVKLFFLVLGIMNMMNDIIILTVPIPRIWTLHMNNKTKISIICIMLLGSFVCVASIARIYYLWGFFQNLDATWWMGPSFAWSSLEPSVAVISACLPTLAPLFRIKRINSTSRGTPSGPTDLSKSGSKHFQLFSVSRTKGNAFGSDDDEVELTYDVGRGGTGDGSIWKNQGSSAAEQGIVVQTQVSVTHQDRKGRTSTD
- a CDS encoding hypothetical protein (EggNog:ENOG41), which encodes MAPAKTEILVVDQPALHSKTVATEEVTPLPDLAPPLLPTEKIGPMGWIRSLLHFELGENYNAEETTSILKRAYSAFKERTPIAGCEAVPTAEYLETGLMQLRHYGDEIEHDFLVKDLRDGDFPSFEELKRRGYPTSVLDPDVVCQRGLGGEWPRAGDRLNTTMVQLNFIKGGLLLNVLFLHAYIDGTTAYKFTEIFAEEVRKAQGLPISNPAEIPCDDRAKLMKPSDTIVGKPEDHPEYIEVPFTPEGPPPKLASPIHHGHIFYFSPEKIQELKEAAAPCNAKLFKSDDISSYISTTDALTALVWRCTMIAQHGKKEGEDKPTGLSMVGLALDARRRAGKPVHKHTLGNILGFAPAVMDIEKILEHDDVSLADIALVVRSAVNKSKDTYLATISSLVDGLGNVSRLIPAIFLDMPGNHALFSSWREFPFYDIQWGPALGDQIKAIRPPSVGVTHSMHIILPDRPEAGPGVEVFVGTENSAMESLLGNPLWRQYAQGPEKA